The Zygotorulaspora mrakii chromosome 4, complete sequence nucleotide sequence CAATCAGAATCTTCTTGGCAAGTTCTGAATGCTTGTCTATCCTTGCAATCTGAACATAATTTTTGTAGCGCTCATCGAATTCGTTCTTCAACCTTTCGATCAGATCAACTTCATGAAGTTTGATAAATTGTTCCCTCAAACAAATATTCATTTGATCAACATCGCAACCATGTGTCCAGTAAGAGTCATGAACAGAAGCAAAATCCAGTCCGTGTTTACCACACTCAGTAGCTGATAAAAGCATATGAGAAGCATCCAGCGAATGGATGAAGTTGGGAGGGAATCCCGCTTTCTGCCTTCTGGCATTAATTGGGTTGACTGAGAATGGATCGCTGATGAACACAGTCTGCAAATTTGTTGTAACTTGTTTCTTGCTCAATTCACGATATGGTTGTACAATCGGCAGTCCTAATGGAGTTGTCCAAATTACGGAGGACATGAAATCCGGTTTATTTCCATTTTTAAAAGACTTTTCGTCAACATCTAGTCTGATCGATTTCGATACTCTTTTAGCACACTCACCAAGCCAATCTTGTATCAAATGAGCACCTTGAAATAATTCCCGAACGGCGGCAAATACATGCTTTGtgagatattttgaaagttcCAACGAGTATTTTCGATCCTCAAAAATGTGTGATAATTGtttatcaatttgaaatgtcGCACCCACATAAGTAACACCGTAGACGTTAGTCATGACAGTCTGTTTGACCACCTTTCTTGTTATCTTATCTTGTAGTATTTTCGCGTACTCATCGCCTTTTTTGGCCGCAACCTCCAGTCTTGAAGCTACCAATTTGGCGACGTGGCTGTAGACATCCTGTGGTACATCATTTGGAACTAAGTTGACTTGCGCTGCACCTTCTATATCACCACCTAATGCAGCATAGTGCTGTAATCCATTACATGTCCCGTCTTGATGCACAGGCTGATGTGATATAAAATCTTCAGGATTTTCCAGTTTATATGCTTCAGTCAACTCCATACAAGTAGCAAGAGTTTGCCAAGGCTTTTCCGCCTGCATCCACCATCTGTTTGGACCGAGGGGAGATATGGCGCACTCTTTGATGTCTTTCATATGCCTATCGGTGAAAGCGATACGTTCAGTAAGTGATGCCTTGTCAAACCCAAACAAATTAGATAAGTGTACTTTCAACCACTTCAACCCTTGCGGACCTAGTCTCTTCCCCTTCCAAAAGATCAATAATCCCCTACTCATATCATTTCCAAGATGATTAAAGTGGGGGGACAACGGATAAGCGCGTCCTCTGAAGTCTAAATTATGAGGAAAATAAAACTTTTCCCCTAGGTATGCTCTGGCAATCTCCAACTTGTAGTTGGAATCACATCTTACAGATCTATTACTGGAAAACTTATTTGCAAGTTCCTTATTCTTCAGTTTCCACTCTCTATGAATGGAAGGATCAGCATCTCTGGGAGGTGGTGGAAGCAGATTCAGTTCCTCCTGGATGCCTGGTATTTCGAGAAACAGTTCACCCTTGTTCCACACTTCTGACATAACGTTGAATATATTTCTGTTGATCGTCCAAGCGGTTTCACCTAAAACGTTCAGACCGTCATAAACTACGTCAATTGCCTTCGCATCAGAAACCGCTTTCAAATAAGCAATTTGTTCTGGAGAATCCTTTGATCTGACAAGCGTAGATTGAGTATAAAAGTATCCGCCTGActtccaattcttccaCTGTCTAGGCTTCACCAACATAGGCAATAGTTGTGGCTGCACTGATGCGACCAGTCTTTCTCCGTTGAGTTGATGGATCAAAGATCTATgtattttcaaaacacCCAGTTTGGAGCCATTATGGTATTGGTAGCCATGAGAAAATGCAGGAGCTTCCCCATACACTTTTTCCTTGGTAAAAGGATCTGTACCCTCAATATTCACCTTGCCGACGTGAATTAACATTGATATCATAATCGACCCAATTTTTGCACGAGCTGATTGAGGCCAGACAATTTTCGATTCTTCTATCTTAATGGATCTAAAACTAGACTTGGCTCTCTgaacatattttttgaattgatgAGATTTCCTGTTgacatctttgaaaacttgTGACTCACTCTTCAGCAGTTGCTCAGAACGGAATTCCATTTCTATGGCCTTTCCTACAGCGATAACCGCTCTAGCTGTTCTCATCCCTTCAATGACACCTCCAGTTGAGTTCAATTTTAATAGCTCGAGGATTGTAATGACGCACATTTTTCCAGGGTCTACTAAGGATAGATAAGGTCCGTACTCCAATCTGGCTTTATGCTGTTTGAATTCTTGCGTACTCAGATCCTTTGATTTGGGCATAGTACCAGACATAGCTTCGTTGCACTGTTTTACTTCTTCCTTCACTAAAGGTAACATGGAGTTGTACCATTTCCAGAGTTTTACATTAAGCTTCTTCTCGATAGAAAGATCCCCCCTTGCTCTAGCCTCTTCGAAATCATGTTTCCAACGTTCTCTGGCTGCATCTGTTGCACGATTCTCCAGAGCACGCTGTCTATCTTGGTTAAATTCGTCAAGCGAACTTTCAAATGCAGTCCTTTCTGTATCTGATTTCAGTGAgcgaaaaatttcaaagaaatcGATGCTTTTATTCTGATCCACATTTAGGAGATTCTTTTCGGCGTCGAAATGAAACTTTGCAATTTGCTTCCTTTGATGTTCATTCAGCGACAGTCCCAACAAAGTGTGCCTGACGACTCTCATGCCGAGGGTATCAACTGCCTTCAATTTTTCGGCATCTTTTTCCAGTGAGTCACTAACAGCATCCAAGCTGACCTGTGTAATACTCTCGGGGGTCGTTGATAAGTTGTTCCGTGAAGCGTTATCAAGATTCTCGTGAGCTATGTCATGAGCTACTGAGTCTTCATTGGAAATATGACTTGAGGAAGCATCTTTGTGGTGTTGCTCATCAATCTCTACGTCATTTTTCGAATTAGTCGTGATAGGCTGTTTTTCCACTATTATTTTAACCGTTTCAGGCATATCACTTACTCTAATCAGATTTAACCTCCAATAAAGGATCTtaaaatcagaaaaagtGAGAACATCCAAATTAGACATAATCTTTTTGACACCATTCAtgttcattttcaaatacgtTCTCAAGCTTTTTATTGTCGATGGATTTTCACTGTCAAATTTTAATGCATTATGAATCATTATTGCTAGAGTTTTATCATTATACTCAATGTcaggaaattttttttccagatgttcGGCTAAAATCGAATCTAGCTCTTCAATTGCTTTTATCGATCCTTTTTCCACTAGACTCGATAAATACATGTTATAATCATCAATGAAATAGGGTCGGTGCGAACGAATCATATACAGTGACTGTAGAATGGAAAAAGCCCTGTTAAGATATTTTGAGCATAAACATGCCTCTAGCAAAGACCACAGTTGCATGACGTCTCTGGATTGTGTAGTTGCTCGGAGCGTTGAAGCGTGCGACATATCGAACGGATCAAAACTTGGTGACGTAGTTACTTGTGATGACTCTAAGAATCCTAGATTATGATGAGCACCAACTGCGATGGAGTCTGTCGGTAAAGGGCGGGACCTCAAAACCTCCGCAGCAGGTTTATGCAATTTCGAACCTTTAGAGCTGATCGATCGTGTTTGAATAAGTGTAGAGCTCCATATATGTCGTGTCAGCGGTCTCAGCATTTTCACAGCTTTTCAAACACAATCCTCTTATAAGACGGAAGTTCTGTATCTAGCAAAGGGCCACAGTTTGAGATCTTAATACTTTGTTCACCACACCTATAAAGTACCAATATTttaattatttttcactATCCTCATCTCAATACGaatgcaaatgaaaaaaaaaaaaataattacAAAAAACGTAATAAGCGATGGTGGTTTGGTGTGGAAAGGTCGTATTTTCCCTTCAATAAGACAGCTGGTAAACGAAAATTTTGGTATTATAAACTTGTACTTCATCTAAGCTTATATtaaaaattacaaaaataGGTATCAATAGAATGAAATGAGTTTTCAAATGTGACGAAATAGCGACAATGGAAATTCATGGTTTTTTATGaagtaaaaaatttaaGATTTCtcttattcaaaattttctgcAATTGGTTGATCTTCAGTTACATAATCCAcattatcatcatcttcaactGTTGCttcttgatattgttga carries:
- the RPO41 gene encoding DNA-directed RNA polymerase (similar to Saccharomyces cerevisiae RPO41 (YFL036W); ancestral locus Anc_8.28), producing MLRPLTRHIWSSTLIQTRSISSKGSKLHKPAAEVLRSRPLPTDSIAVGAHHNLGFLESSQVTTSPSFDPFDMSHASTLRATTQSRDVMQLWSLLEACLCSKYLNRAFSILQSLYMIRSHRPYFIDDYNMYLSSLVEKGSIKAIEELDSILAEHLEKKFPDIEYNDKTLAIMIHNALKFDSENPSTIKSLRTYLKMNMNGVKKIMSNLDVLTFSDFKILYWRLNLIRVSDMPETVKIIVEKQPITTNSKNDVEIDEQHHKDASSSHISNEDSVAHDIAHENLDNASRNNLSTTPESITQVSLDAVSDSLEKDAEKLKAVDTLGMRVVRHTLLGLSLNEHQRKQIAKFHFDAEKNLLNVDQNKSIDFFEIFRSLKSDTERTAFESSLDEFNQDRQRALENRATDAARERWKHDFEEARARGDLSIEKKLNVKLWKWYNSMLPLVKEEVKQCNEAMSGTMPKSKDLSTQEFKQHKARLEYGPYLSLVDPGKMCVITILELLKLNSTGGVIEGMRTARAVIAVGKAIEMEFRSEQLLKSESQVFKDVNRKSHQFKKYVQRAKSSFRSIKIEESKIVWPQSARAKIGSIMISMLIHVGKVNIEGTDPFTKEKVYGEAPAFSHGYQYHNGSKLGVLKIHRSLIHQLNGERLVASVQPQLLPMLVKPRQWKNWKSGGYFYTQSTLVRSKDSPEQIAYLKAVSDAKAIDVVYDGLNVLGETAWTINRNIFNVMSEVWNKGELFLEIPGIQEELNLLPPPPRDADPSIHREWKLKNKELANKFSSNRSVRCDSNYKLEIARAYLGEKFYFPHNLDFRGRAYPLSPHFNHLGNDMSRGLLIFWKGKRLGPQGLKWLKVHLSNLFGFDKASLTERIAFTDRHMKDIKECAISPLGPNRWWMQAEKPWQTLATCMELTEAYKLENPEDFISHQPVHQDGTCNGLQHYAALGGDIEGAAQVNLVPNDVPQDVYSHVAKLVASRLEVAAKKGDEYAKILQDKITRKVVKQTVMTNVYGVTYVGATFQIDKQLSHIFEDRKYSLELSKYLTKHVFAAVRELFQGAHLIQDWLGECAKRVSKSIRLDVDEKSFKNGNKPDFMSSVIWTTPLGLPIVQPYRELSKKQVTTNLQTVFISDPFSVNPINARRQKAGFPPNFIHSLDASHMLLSATECGKHGLDFASVHDSYWTHGCDVDQMNICLREQFIKLHEVDLIERLKNEFDERYKNYVQIARIDKHSELAKKILIVRNKLSESLGRPATLADEIYMEKERVRLMRSTHYDEVERGRQMVSTVSLVEEQEGHEELESKRADMSTMVILVPLKLPSIPPKGEFDVRELRNSKYFFS